A part of Solibacillus sp. FSL H8-0538 genomic DNA contains:
- a CDS encoding YbaK/EbsC family protein: MSLASVKEHFKQFERDNSILQFEASSATVEQAADVLNVIPARIAKTLSFRATDDGALLVVTAGDAKIDNTKFRAQFGVKARMLAAEEVVAQTGHVIGGVCPFGLANDLPIYLDISMNRFTTVFPACGSSNSAIELSCEELERYSNATAWVDICKGWE; the protein is encoded by the coding sequence ATGTCATTAGCATCAGTAAAGGAACATTTTAAACAATTTGAGCGAGACAACTCTATTTTACAATTCGAAGCAAGTAGTGCAACAGTAGAGCAGGCAGCTGATGTATTAAACGTAATTCCTGCACGCATTGCGAAAACATTATCATTTCGAGCAACAGACGATGGTGCATTATTAGTCGTAACAGCTGGAGATGCAAAAATAGATAATACAAAGTTTCGAGCACAGTTCGGGGTAAAGGCACGCATGCTAGCTGCTGAAGAAGTGGTCGCACAAACAGGTCATGTGATCGGCGGCGTTTGTCCATTTGGCTTAGCGAATGATTTACCGATATACTTAGATATTTCAATGAACAGATTTACTACAGTATTTCCTGCATGTGGCAGCTCGAATTCAGCAATTGAGCTAAGTTGTGAGGAATTAGAGCGTTATTCAAATGCCACTGCTTGGGTTGACATTTGTAAAGGTTGGGAATAA
- a CDS encoding cold-shock protein: MHQGTVKWFNSEKGYGFIECDDGEDVFVHFTGIQEEGFRTLEEGQAVEFDLVEGNRGPQAANVKKQ, encoded by the coding sequence ATGCATCAAGGAACAGTAAAGTGGTTCAATAGCGAAAAAGGTTATGGATTTATTGAATGTGACGATGGTGAGGACGTGTTCGTACACTTCACTGGTATACAAGAAGAAGGATTCCGTACACTAGAAGAGGGACAGGCAGTAGAGTTTGACCTTGTAGAAGGCAATCGCGGTCCACAAGCAGCGAATGTAAAAAAACAATAA
- a CDS encoding phosphopantothenoylcysteine decarboxylase domain-containing protein, whose amino-acid sequence MLRGKTVLITSGGTLEKWDNVRGHTNLSKGAMGCYLAEAALQAGANVIYMHGYFTKLPEHASDMRLVRFEGIVDLGDTLKGILQTEQVDVVIMAVAGSDWIIDKVFDQSGNELTEKGKMPSDEPPVIHFKKAPKILAEIKKWAPETTLVGFKLEATEDIDFLVDRAKLRMEASDAQFMVANSSKSLYGAAEPHYIVSRSGDIIQVDGKQAAAQILIKVLN is encoded by the coding sequence ATGTTACGAGGCAAAACGGTATTAATTACGAGTGGTGGAACACTTGAAAAGTGGGATAATGTACGAGGACATACAAATTTATCAAAAGGGGCAATGGGGTGCTATTTAGCGGAGGCCGCACTTCAGGCCGGGGCGAATGTCATTTATATGCACGGTTATTTTACAAAGTTACCGGAGCATGCAAGTGACATGCGCCTTGTACGTTTTGAAGGAATTGTTGATTTAGGTGACACATTAAAAGGCATTCTGCAGACGGAGCAGGTGGATGTGGTCATTATGGCAGTAGCTGGATCAGATTGGATTATTGATAAAGTGTTTGATCAGTCTGGTAATGAACTGACAGAAAAGGGGAAAATGCCTTCCGATGAGCCGCCAGTTATTCACTTTAAAAAAGCACCGAAAATTTTAGCTGAAATTAAAAAATGGGCACCCGAGACAACGCTTGTCGGCTTTAAGCTAGAGGCAACGGAAGATATTGACTTTTTAGTTGACCGTGCGAAGTTGCGTATGGAAGCATCAGATGCACAGTTTATGGTAGCCAATAGCTCGAAATCATTATACGGTGCCGCAGAACCGCATTACATTGTAAGTCGCAGTGGTGATATCATCCAAGTAGATGGGAAACAAGCTGCAGCACAAATCTTAATAAAAGTATTAAACTAG
- a CDS encoding VOC family protein codes for MYKLDHIVHFVEQPEQAMAQLIEEGLHVVAGGKHEMWGTYNALCYFGTTYVELIGIYDEDLFTEAAKTNYTLHASHEKRKRASGLTRFALRTYAIEEDAEKFRAAGFDVIGPETYSRTRPDESVVRWQLLHIGHPDSKIEYPFFIQWEEDDATRLADMEERGIITPHPAGQIEIEEVSYIIDNFKPVKLMSTLCGVDMTVNIDKELNAEVATVHVEGGKLVFYRPLGEGDVWEALLEHGQGLYNIVLNGAEEEKIVYCEEANYVFLVVKKV; via the coding sequence ATGTATAAGCTAGATCATATAGTACATTTTGTTGAGCAGCCGGAACAGGCGATGGCACAGCTTATAGAAGAAGGGCTTCACGTAGTTGCAGGTGGTAAGCATGAAATGTGGGGTACTTATAATGCCTTATGTTATTTTGGTACTACGTATGTAGAACTTATTGGTATTTATGATGAAGATTTATTTACGGAAGCGGCAAAAACGAATTATACGCTTCATGCCTCACATGAAAAGCGCAAGCGTGCAAGTGGGCTGACACGTTTTGCGTTACGTACGTATGCAATTGAAGAGGATGCAGAAAAATTCCGCGCGGCAGGATTTGACGTAATTGGACCGGAAACGTATTCTCGTACAAGACCAGATGAATCCGTTGTTCGTTGGCAGCTTTTACATATTGGTCATCCAGATTCCAAGATTGAATATCCATTTTTCATTCAATGGGAAGAGGATGATGCAACCCGCCTGGCTGATATGGAAGAGCGCGGCATTATTACACCGCATCCAGCCGGACAAATAGAGATTGAAGAAGTATCTTATATTATCGATAATTTCAAACCCGTCAAGTTAATGAGCACGCTTTGCGGAGTGGATATGACAGTAAATATTGACAAGGAGTTAAATGCTGAAGTTGCTACAGTTCACGTAGAAGGTGGTAAACTCGTATTTTATCGTCCGCTTGGTGAGGGGGACGTGTGGGAAGCGTTGCTTGAACATGGACAAGGCTTGTACAATATTGTTTTGAACGGCGCAGAGGAAGAGAAAATTGTATATTGTGAAGAAGCAAACTATGTTTTTTTGGTGGTTAAGAAAGTATAA